Part of the SAR324 cluster bacterium genome, ATTCCTGTGTTGTGAAGAAACTAAATGAGTTAGAGGCTTTTGTTTCAATGTATAATGAAGATGAATCGGAAATATCAATGGAACCCCTAGAAAAGTTGGGATTAGAGAGTAGCAGCGCAGGACTTGGCGCTTTTGAAACAACTGTTAACTATGAGTCAGAAGGTCAGCATGACGCCAGTGTAGAAGAAATATTTCATTTAATTACTCAATTTGGATATTCTAAAATATATCCTGAGATATTTGGTGAATCTAATGAATCATTATCATCACTTGCGAAGGCAATGGATGTTGCCAGAGGTGGCCGACAAACTCAGCTCACAAATGGTGCTTGGATTTACAACAACTCTGACTGTGCAAATGCAGGTAAGGTAGGTGGTTCAACAAACGCATGGTATTTTTATGAGGATAACACTGCTAACTATGCAACTATGATCACAGAATACATATATTGGGCAGTCAGTTCTAATTTTGGCATGCATGCTTCCGAGGCTGGACGACAGAAAGCTCAGACTGAATGGTGCCCGCACACGAAATCCAAATTGCAGGAGCAAGATCCAACGGTATATAATTTAATAAATAATTCCGAATACGCACTCCCAACAAGTAAAATGCCCACTGCAGATTATCGTTTTCGATCTATTGCTTTAAGTGATATCAGTTATTTTTGATTATTTTGATCTGGAGTAAGACATAAAAATACCGAAAAAAATTCAATTATTCTGCGGTCTCTCTTTGCTACTACTGATTTTATCAAGCTGTAGTGGAGGTGATAGCAGTAGTGAATCGGGAACAAAAGTTACTAAGCCCAATACAGTTACAGTTCAGCCTAGAGCAGGTTTGAAAGGGTTTGCATCTAGCACAGGTGCACTCGCCCCACTAGTACCACTTACGGTTGATGGTACAGGTAAAAAATTACTCGCAGTTTACATGGTGGGTAGCGATTTGGAGGGGAATTCTGGGCTAGGCACGACCGACTTCAAAGAAATGGTGGCTGCTACAGGTGCAGAATTAGATAATTTGGAAGTAATAGTTGCTTTCGGAGGAGCTTCCAATTGGAAAGGAATGTGGTTTGCCAATCTAGACCAGATTCGAAACGATTCTTTGGATGGCGTTTTTAGCAACGAGTCTGAAAGCGAGTATCTTTATGTGGCTCCTCAAGCCCACATGGGTGATGCAAGTTCTTTGAAGAGGTTTCTCAGTTTTTTGGATTCATACACTAATTTTGAGCAGAGAATGCTCATATTTTGGGACCATGGGGCCAATCTTGAGGGCTTTGGGAATGATGAAAACTTTAACAACGATCCTTTGCAACTCAAAGAAATTGAGGATTCATTAGCTACGGCTACCCAAACTTACGATGTGATCGGCTTTGACTCTTGCTTAATGGCGACGTTGGAAGTGGCAAAAGTTGTTAAAGGTAAAGCTGATTTTTTGCTAGCTTCTGAAGAACTGGAACCTGGCCATGGCTGGAATTGGGAACATGTTTTAGAGGCTTACGCTGTCGCAGACAATGCTACAGCAGCAGCCAAAAGTATAATTGATAACTTTGTAGCCAAAGGTTCTCATCCCCACGAAGTTTCAGGCAAGACGCTTTCTTTGGTGGACCTAAGCAAGTACGAAGATGTGGTCAATCAGTTAGATTCAGTGCTAGAGAATTTAACCGGGCAACTGCAGGTAAGCGATCAGACAGTCATCAGTGCTCTAAACAATAGTACAACAAAAACTCAAGCATACGGGAAATCAGCCCAATTAGGTACCCGCTCCTCTGTTGATTTGAAGCATATGAGCCATCTGACTCAACAGAGATTGACTGGAGATGATCAAAAGAGCCGCTTAGCAGCGTTGATA contains:
- a CDS encoding clostripain-related cysteine peptidase, which gives rise to MKGFASSTGALAPLVPLTVDGTGKKLLAVYMVGSDLEGNSGLGTTDFKEMVAATGAELDNLEVIVAFGGASNWKGMWFANLDQIRNDSLDGVFSNESESEYLYVAPQAHMGDASSLKRFLSFLDSYTNFEQRMLIFWDHGANLEGFGNDENFNNDPLQLKEIEDSLATATQTYDVIGFDSCLMATLEVAKVVKGKADFLLASEELEPGHGWNWEHVLEAYAVADNATAAAKSIIDNFVAKGSHPHEVSGKTLSLVDLSKYEDVVNQLDSVLENLTGQLQVSDQTVISALNNSTTKTQAYGKSAQLGTRSSVDLKHMSHLTQQRLTGDDQKSRLAALITAIDDYVIYSKEDGTRPNSWGVAIDAPENAVKPIVALTDYYNSLRVSEKWVDFARAYSTAKASDTTAPTVENYLTDTNAANVNFDLEN